The Streptomyces luteogriseus genome includes a window with the following:
- the thrC gene encoding threonine synthase produces MTHQWRGIIEEYRDRLPVSDSTPVVTLREGGTPLVPARVLSERTGCEVHLKVEGANPTGSFKDRGMTMAITRAKEEGAQAVICASTGNTSASAAAYAVRAGMVCAVLVPQGKIALGKMGQALVHGAKILQVDGNFDDCLTLARGLSDNYPVSLVNSVNPVRIEGQKTAAFEIVDMLGDAPDIHVLPVGNAGNITAYWKGYTEYAADGVATRKPRMWGFQASGSAPIVRGEVVKDPSTIATAIRIGNPASWQYALAARDESGGSIDEVTDREILRAYRLLASQEGVFVEPASAASVAGLLKAAEQGKVDPGQRIVCTVTGNGLKDPDWAVAGAPQPVTVPVDAAAAAERLGLV; encoded by the coding sequence ATGACCCACCAGTGGCGCGGAATCATCGAGGAGTACCGGGACCGGCTGCCCGTCTCCGACAGCACGCCGGTCGTGACGCTCCGCGAGGGCGGTACGCCCCTCGTGCCCGCGCGGGTGCTCTCCGAGCGCACGGGCTGCGAGGTCCACCTCAAGGTCGAGGGCGCGAATCCGACCGGGTCCTTCAAGGACCGCGGCATGACCATGGCCATCACCCGGGCCAAGGAGGAGGGCGCGCAGGCCGTCATCTGCGCCTCCACCGGCAACACGTCGGCCTCCGCCGCCGCGTACGCCGTGCGGGCCGGGATGGTCTGCGCCGTGCTCGTGCCGCAGGGCAAGATCGCGCTCGGCAAGATGGGCCAGGCCCTCGTGCACGGCGCGAAGATCCTCCAGGTCGACGGCAACTTCGACGACTGCCTCACACTCGCCCGCGGCCTGAGCGACAACTACCCCGTCTCGCTGGTCAATTCGGTCAACCCGGTACGTATCGAGGGTCAGAAGACGGCGGCGTTCGAGATCGTGGACATGCTCGGCGACGCGCCCGACATCCACGTCCTGCCGGTCGGCAACGCGGGCAACATCACGGCCTATTGGAAGGGCTACACGGAGTACGCCGCCGACGGCGTGGCGACCCGGAAGCCGCGGATGTGGGGCTTCCAAGCCTCCGGCAGCGCCCCTATCGTGCGCGGCGAGGTCGTCAAGGACCCCTCGACCATCGCCACGGCCATCCGCATCGGCAATCCGGCCTCCTGGCAGTACGCGCTCGCCGCGCGGGACGAGTCGGGCGGCTCCATCGACGAGGTGACGGACCGTGAGATCCTGCGCGCCTACCGGCTGTTGGCCTCGCAGGAGGGCGTCTTCGTCGAACCGGCGTCCGCCGCGTCCGTCGCCGGTCTGCTGAAGGCCGCCGAGCAGGGCAAGGTCGACCCGGGGCAGCGGATCGTGTGCACCGTCACCGGCAACGGGCTGAAGGACCCCGACTGGGCCGTCGCCGGCGCCCCGCAGCCGGTGACCGTACCCGTCGACGCGGCGGCCGCCGCGGAGCGCCTCGGCCTGGTCTGA
- a CDS encoding formylglycine-generating enzyme family protein, which yields MWAQEIVAGRPAWRHTPSGVVFRAVPGGTFLMGLSDAELDAVRAIERSDGADDDLGSFFAGAVQARPVREVRVEPFLIARHPLTVAQARHWLPDYEDSFAESDSRTARFEDDLDDLLGALPFRLPSEAEWEYAARAGTTTLTFRGDGMPDEDQVLDDFADEERTAAAENAFGLAAMGSANEICSDVWIPHFTDAPVDARPRTGDGPRVVRGGGGDLSPWQGCDEWLLLLSATRCERQDFTAVRPVAPVPTG from the coding sequence ATGTGGGCTCAAGAAATCGTGGCCGGCCGACCGGCTTGGCGGCACACCCCTTCCGGAGTGGTCTTCCGGGCCGTCCCCGGTGGGACGTTCCTGATGGGCCTGTCCGACGCGGAACTGGACGCGGTTCGTGCCATAGAGCGGTCCGACGGCGCCGATGACGACCTCGGATCGTTCTTCGCCGGTGCTGTCCAGGCCCGGCCCGTACGAGAAGTGCGGGTCGAGCCGTTCTTGATCGCCCGACATCCGCTCACGGTGGCGCAAGCACGGCACTGGCTGCCCGACTACGAGGACAGCTTCGCCGAATCGGATTCACGCACGGCCCGCTTCGAGGACGACTTGGACGACCTGCTGGGGGCGTTGCCCTTCCGGCTGCCCAGTGAGGCGGAGTGGGAGTACGCGGCCCGGGCAGGCACGACCACTCTGACCTTCCGAGGGGACGGGATGCCGGACGAGGACCAGGTGCTCGACGACTTTGCCGACGAGGAGCGCACCGCCGCGGCTGAGAACGCCTTCGGGCTGGCGGCGATGGGGTCGGCGAACGAGATCTGCTCCGATGTGTGGATCCCGCATTTCACGGACGCCCCGGTGGACGCCCGTCCCCGCACCGGCGACGGACCGCGGGTGGTGCGGGGAGGTGGCGGCGACCTCTCTCCGTGGCAGGGCTGCGACGAGTGGCTGCTGTTGCTCTCTGCCACCCGCTGCGAGCGCCAGGACTTCACAGCGGTCCGCCCGGTAGCACCCGTGCCGACCGGTTAG
- the nrtL gene encoding ArgS-related anticodon-binding protein NrtL: protein MTPAELSRTVLHAVRRAVDEGELSVTVPERAVVAPPGPGGCGDFATNVALQLARAAGRPPRDVAEILRARLLDEQRFADVVVTGPGFLNVSLHSTASGDLVDEILRRGRRYGHTTNGFSRSALKIYCRAEVRAVVVTDVVARLARSQGDIVRVSCTGRPAPEWKSVLGADIVTPGPRVLPDRSVTVRPVPAPADPLPLGRDAARWALLHPAAHDRPRIPGDHLVQRENNPLFRVRYAHARTRALLRNASDLGFHPEPGPVSEAEELLAALGDHPRVLAATATHHTPDRLARHLVTVADAVMPLLPAVLPRGAEKPSAAHRARLALAEAAGTVLAGGLSLLGIDAPDHL from the coding sequence GTGACCCCCGCCGAGCTCTCCCGCACCGTGCTGCACGCCGTGCGTCGCGCTGTCGACGAGGGTGAGCTCAGCGTGACCGTGCCGGAGCGGGCCGTGGTCGCGCCGCCGGGGCCGGGCGGGTGTGGTGACTTCGCCACGAACGTCGCCCTCCAGCTGGCCCGCGCGGCGGGGCGGCCGCCGCGTGACGTGGCCGAGATCCTGCGGGCGCGGCTCCTCGACGAGCAGCGGTTCGCCGATGTCGTGGTCACCGGGCCCGGATTCCTCAACGTCAGCCTGCACAGCACCGCCTCCGGTGACCTGGTCGACGAGATCCTGCGGCGCGGGCGGCGCTACGGGCACACGACGAACGGGTTCAGTAGGAGCGCCCTCAAGATCTACTGCCGGGCAGAGGTGCGTGCCGTCGTGGTCACGGACGTCGTCGCCCGTCTGGCGCGGAGCCAGGGGGACATCGTCCGTGTCTCGTGCACCGGCCGGCCCGCCCCGGAGTGGAAGTCCGTCCTCGGGGCGGACATCGTCACCCCGGGGCCACGCGTTCTTCCCGACCGGTCCGTCACCGTCCGCCCCGTCCCCGCCCCCGCCGACCCCCTTCCCCTCGGCCGGGACGCCGCCCGCTGGGCGCTGCTGCACCCCGCCGCCCACGACCGGCCCCGGATCCCTGGCGACCACCTCGTCCAGCGGGAGAACAACCCCCTCTTCCGCGTCCGGTACGCCCACGCCCGCACCCGGGCCCTCCTGCGCAACGCCTCCGACCTCGGCTTTCACCCCGAGCCCGGTCCCGTGAGCGAAGCGGAAGAGCTGCTCGCCGCACTCGGCGATCACCCCCGCGTCCTCGCCGCCACCGCCACGCACCACACCCCCGACCGCCTGGCCCGGCACCTCGTCACCGTCGCCGATGCCGTGATGCCCCTGCTCCCCGCCGTGCTGCCCCGCGGTGCGGAGAAACCCTCGGCCGCCCACCGTGCCCGGCTCGCGCTCGCCGAAGCCGCCGGGACGGTGCTGGCCGGCGGCCTGTCCCTGCTCGGCATCGACGCTCCCGACCATCTCTGA
- a CDS encoding response regulator yields MGKTRTRWPGSTYSRVVPGVSGRVLVVDDNKVIRQLIRVNLELEGLEVVTAADGAECLDVVHQVRPDVVTLDVVMPRLDGLRTAARLRADPRTRDMPLAIVSACSHPEIEAGLEVGVDAFLSKPFEPAELVRIVSQLVERARARGGGREHGDSPDAGGDGVPVKEVDQPAVP; encoded by the coding sequence GTGGGGAAAACCCGGACGCGATGGCCGGGTTCGACCTACTCTCGAGTGGTGCCAGGCGTGTCTGGTCGGGTGCTTGTTGTGGACGACAACAAGGTCATCCGGCAGTTGATCAGGGTCAACCTCGAGCTGGAGGGGCTGGAGGTCGTGACCGCGGCCGATGGTGCCGAGTGTCTTGATGTCGTTCATCAGGTGCGGCCCGATGTAGTGACCCTCGACGTCGTCATGCCCCGGCTGGACGGGCTCAGGACCGCCGCCCGGCTGCGGGCCGATCCCCGTACCCGTGACATGCCCCTCGCCATCGTAAGCGCCTGCAGTCATCCCGAGATCGAGGCCGGGCTCGAAGTCGGCGTCGACGCCTTTCTCTCCAAGCCCTTCGAGCCGGCCGAACTGGTGCGGATCGTAAGCCAGTTGGTCGAGCGAGCCCGGGCCCGGGGCGGGGGCCGGGAGCACGGCGACAGCCCCGACGCCGGAGGCGACGGCGTCCCGGTGAAGGAAGTGGATCAGCCGGCCGTGCCGTAG
- a CDS encoding homoserine dehydrogenase: MMRTRPLKVALLGCGVVGSEVARIMTTHADDLTARIGAPVELAGVAVRRPDKVREGIAPELVTTDATALVKRGDIDVVIEVIGGIEPARGLITTAFEHGASVVSANKALLAQDGAALHAVAEQHDKDLYYEAAVAGAIPLIRPLRESLAGDKINRVMGIVNGTTNFILDAMDSTGAGYQEALDEATALGYAEADPTADVEGFDAAAKAAILAGIAFHTRVRLDDVYREGMTEVTAADFASAKEMGCTIKLLAICERAEDGGSVTARVHPAMIPLSHPLASVRGAYNAVFVESDAAGQLMFYGPGAGGSPTASAVLGDLVAVCRNRLSGATGPGESAYAALPVSPMGDVVTRYHISLDVADKPGVLAQVATVFAEHGVSIDTVRQSGKDGEASLVVVTHRASDAALTGTVEALRKLDTVRGVASIMRVEGE; encoded by the coding sequence ATGATGCGTACGCGTCCGCTGAAGGTGGCGCTGCTGGGCTGTGGAGTGGTCGGCTCAGAGGTGGCGCGCATCATGACGACGCACGCCGACGACCTCACGGCCCGGATCGGGGCCCCGGTGGAACTCGCGGGTGTGGCCGTGCGGCGCCCCGACAAGGTGCGCGAGGGCATCGCCCCCGAGCTCGTCACCACCGACGCCACCGCCCTCGTCAAACGCGGCGACATCGACGTCGTGATCGAGGTCATCGGCGGCATCGAGCCCGCGCGCGGCCTCATCACCACCGCCTTCGAGCACGGCGCCTCCGTCGTCTCGGCCAACAAGGCGCTGCTCGCCCAGGACGGTGCCGCCCTGCACGCCGTCGCCGAGCAGCACGACAAGGACCTCTACTACGAGGCCGCCGTCGCCGGTGCCATCCCGCTGATCCGGCCGCTGCGCGAGTCCCTCGCCGGCGACAAGATCAACCGGGTGATGGGCATCGTCAACGGCACGACGAACTTCATCCTCGACGCGATGGACTCCACCGGCGCCGGCTACCAGGAGGCCCTCGACGAGGCCACCGCCCTGGGGTACGCGGAGGCCGACCCGACCGCCGACGTCGAGGGCTTCGACGCCGCCGCCAAGGCCGCGATCCTCGCCGGCATCGCGTTCCACACACGCGTGCGCCTCGACGACGTCTACCGCGAGGGCATGACCGAGGTGACCGCGGCCGACTTCGCTTCCGCGAAGGAGATGGGCTGCACCATCAAACTGCTCGCCATCTGTGAGCGGGCCGAGGACGGGGGCTCCGTCACCGCGCGCGTGCACCCGGCCATGATCCCGCTGAGCCACCCGCTGGCCTCCGTCCGCGGCGCCTACAACGCCGTGTTCGTCGAGTCCGACGCCGCCGGGCAGCTCATGTTCTACGGGCCCGGAGCGGGCGGTTCCCCGACCGCCTCCGCCGTGCTCGGCGATCTCGTCGCCGTCTGCCGCAACCGGCTGAGCGGCGCGACCGGACCGGGCGAGTCCGCCTATGCCGCGCTGCCGGTGTCCCCGATGGGCGACGTCGTCACGCGGTACCACATCAGCCTCGACGTGGCCGACAAACCGGGTGTTCTCGCCCAGGTCGCGACCGTCTTCGCCGAGCACGGAGTCTCGATCGATACGGTTCGCCAGTCGGGGAAGGACGGCGAGGCCTCCCTCGTCGTCGTCACGCACCGTGCGTCCGACGCGGCCCTCACCGGGACCGTCGAGGCGTTGCGCAAGCTCGACACCGTGCGTGGTGTCGCCAGCATCATGCGGGTTGAAGGAGAGTAA
- the lysA gene encoding diaminopimelate decarboxylase, protein MSRSAHPAGPRHADVLPEGHYSGPPADLNALDPKVWAQTVTRDEGGVVTVGGIPVTRLAEEYGTPAYVLDEADFRARARAWRTAFGAEADVFYAGKAFLSRAVVRWLDEEGLNVDVCSGGELATALSAGMPADRIAFHGNNKSVDEITRAVEAGVGHIVLDSFQEIVRVAHIAQSLGTRQKVLIRITVGVEAHTHEFIATAHEDQKFGIPLAGGQAAEAVRRALQLDGLELVGIHSHIGSQIFDMSGFEVAAHRVVGLLKDIRDEHGVELPEIDLGGGLGIAYTSDDDPCEPHEIAKALTEIVTRECEAAKLRTPRISVEPGRAIVGPTAFTLYEVGTIKPLDGLRTYVSVDGGMSDNIRTALYDAEYSVALVSRTSDAEPMLARVVGKHCESGDIVVKDAFLPSDLAPGDLVAVPATGAYCRSMASNYNHVLRPPVVAVDGGEARVIVRRETEEDLLRLDVG, encoded by the coding sequence ATGAGCCGTTCCGCACATCCCGCCGGGCCCCGTCACGCCGATGTCCTCCCCGAGGGTCACTACTCCGGCCCGCCCGCCGACCTCAACGCGCTGGACCCCAAGGTGTGGGCCCAGACCGTCACGCGTGACGAGGGCGGAGTCGTGACCGTCGGCGGCATCCCCGTCACCCGGCTCGCCGAGGAGTACGGCACCCCGGCCTACGTCTTGGACGAGGCCGACTTCCGGGCCCGTGCGCGGGCCTGGCGCACGGCCTTCGGGGCCGAAGCCGACGTCTTCTACGCCGGCAAGGCCTTCCTCTCCCGTGCCGTGGTGCGCTGGCTCGACGAGGAGGGGCTGAACGTCGACGTCTGCTCGGGCGGCGAGCTGGCCACCGCCCTCTCCGCCGGCATGCCCGCCGACCGCATCGCCTTCCACGGCAACAACAAGTCCGTCGACGAGATCACCCGGGCCGTCGAGGCCGGGGTCGGGCACATCGTCCTCGACTCCTTCCAGGAGATCGTCCGCGTCGCCCACATCGCGCAGAGCCTCGGCACGAGGCAGAAGGTCCTCATCCGGATCACCGTCGGCGTGGAGGCCCACACCCACGAGTTCATCGCCACGGCCCACGAGGACCAGAAGTTCGGCATCCCGCTGGCCGGCGGTCAGGCCGCCGAGGCCGTACGCCGGGCGTTGCAGCTCGACGGGCTCGAGCTGGTCGGCATCCACAGCCACATCGGGTCGCAGATCTTCGACATGTCGGGGTTCGAGGTCGCCGCCCACCGGGTGGTCGGGCTGCTGAAGGACATCCGCGACGAGCACGGCGTCGAGCTGCCCGAGATCGACCTCGGCGGCGGGCTCGGCATCGCGTACACCAGCGACGACGACCCCTGCGAGCCGCACGAGATCGCCAAGGCGCTCACCGAGATCGTCACGCGGGAGTGCGAGGCCGCCAAGCTGCGGACTCCTCGTATCTCGGTCGAGCCGGGGCGGGCCATCGTCGGGCCGACCGCCTTCACGCTCTACGAGGTCGGCACCATCAAGCCCCTCGACGGGCTGCGCACCTACGTGTCCGTCGACGGCGGCATGTCGGACAACATCCGCACCGCGCTGTACGACGCGGAGTACAGCGTCGCGCTGGTCTCGCGCACCTCGGACGCCGAGCCGATGCTCGCCCGCGTCGTCGGCAAGCACTGCGAGAGCGGGGACATCGTGGTCAAGGACGCGTTCCTGCCGTCCGACCTGGCACCGGGTGACCTCGTCGCCGTACCGGCCACCGGCGCGTACTGCCGCTCCATGGCCAGCAACTACAACCACGTGCTCCGCCCGCCGGTCGTCGCCGTCGACGGCGGTGAGGCGCGGGTGATCGTCCGCCGGGAGACGGAGGAGGACCTGCTGCGTCTCGACGTCGGCTGA
- the thrB gene encoding homoserine kinase yields the protein MAGPAFRAAAVRVRVPATSANLGPGFDALGLALGLYDDVVVRVADSGLHIDIAGEGSETLPRDEQHLLVRSLRTAFDLLGGQPRGLEIVCANRIPHGRGLGSSSAAICAGIVAARAVTIGADAKLDDTALLELATEIEGHPDNVAACLLGGFTLSWMEGGAARAIRMDPADSIVPVVFVPGKPVLTETARGLLPRTVPHVDAATNAGRAALLVEAMTRRPELLLPATEDRLHQEYRAPAMPESTALVERLRGDGIPAVISGAGPTVMALADAETADKVEALAGVDWAANRLSLDQRGASVLPLAASGDI from the coding sequence ATGGCCGGTCCAGCGTTCCGCGCCGCCGCCGTCCGGGTGCGCGTCCCCGCCACCAGCGCCAACCTCGGCCCGGGCTTCGACGCCCTCGGCCTCGCGCTGGGCTTGTACGACGACGTGGTCGTCCGGGTGGCCGACTCCGGGCTGCACATCGACATCGCGGGTGAGGGAAGCGAGACGCTCCCGCGCGACGAGCAACACCTTCTCGTGCGTTCCCTGCGCACCGCCTTCGACCTGCTGGGCGGACAGCCTCGCGGTCTGGAGATCGTCTGCGCCAACCGCATTCCGCACGGCCGGGGCCTCGGCTCCTCCTCGGCCGCCATCTGCGCCGGGATCGTCGCCGCCCGCGCCGTGACCATAGGGGCCGACGCCAAGCTCGACGACACGGCGCTGCTGGAACTCGCCACCGAGATCGAGGGCCACCCCGACAACGTCGCGGCCTGCCTGCTCGGCGGCTTCACGCTGTCGTGGATGGAGGGCGGCGCCGCCCGCGCGATCAGGATGGACCCCGCCGATTCCATCGTTCCGGTGGTTTTCGTCCCCGGAAAGCCGGTCCTGACCGAGACGGCGCGCGGCCTGCTCCCGCGCACCGTTCCGCACGTCGACGCAGCCACCAATGCGGGCCGGGCCGCCCTGCTCGTCGAAGCCATGACGCGCCGCCCCGAACTGCTGCTGCCCGCCACCGAGGACCGTCTGCACCAGGAGTACCGCGCACCGGCCATGCCCGAGAGCACGGCACTGGTGGAGCGGCTGCGGGGCGACGGCATCCCCGCGGTCATCTCCGGGGCCGGACCCACGGTCATGGCCCTGGCCGACGCGGAGACCGCCGACAAGGTCGAGGCCCTGGCGGGCGTGGACTGGGCCGCGAACCGGCTGAGCCTCGATCAGCGGGGCGCGAGCGTGCTGCCGCTCGCGGCCTCCGGTGACATCTGA